One window of Microbacterium sp. 1S1 genomic DNA carries:
- the trmB gene encoding tRNA (guanosine(46)-N7)-methyltransferase TrmB, with protein sequence MPEPRTFRDEPVSFVRRSGRMSEAQERAFSDLAPRYLLDVPRDVAWTSVHPEARLDIGEEYGRDADLYVEIGSGQGHAIVAAASSRPHDDFLAVEVFRAGVARTMLDADRAGAHNLRVVEANAPEVLASYLPEGAAAEVWIFFPDPWHKKRHTKRRLVRPGFGDTAARALRDGGLLRLATDWEDYAFQMREVLDAEPLFERAFDGDWAERFDGRVMTAFERKGIAKGRDIRDLVYRRRDRV encoded by the coding sequence ATGCCCGAACCCCGAACCTTCCGCGACGAACCGGTGTCTTTCGTGCGCCGGAGCGGCCGGATGTCCGAGGCGCAGGAGCGCGCCTTCTCCGACCTCGCCCCGCGGTACCTGCTCGACGTGCCCCGCGACGTCGCGTGGACGTCGGTGCACCCGGAGGCGCGGCTCGACATCGGCGAGGAGTACGGCAGGGACGCGGATCTCTATGTCGAGATCGGGTCCGGCCAGGGGCACGCCATCGTCGCGGCGGCATCGAGCCGCCCTCACGACGATTTCCTCGCGGTGGAGGTCTTCCGCGCCGGGGTCGCGCGCACCATGCTCGACGCCGATCGTGCCGGCGCGCACAATCTCCGTGTGGTCGAGGCGAACGCGCCGGAGGTCCTCGCCTCCTACCTGCCGGAGGGCGCCGCCGCCGAGGTGTGGATCTTCTTCCCCGACCCGTGGCACAAGAAGCGCCACACCAAGCGCCGCCTCGTACGACCGGGCTTCGGTGACACCGCCGCCAGGGCGCTCCGCGACGGCGGCCTGCTCCGACTCGCGACCGATTGGGAGGATTACGCCTTCCAGATGCGGGAGGTCCTCGACGCGGAGCCGCTCTTCGAGCGGGCGTTCGACGGCGACTGGGCGGAAAGGTTCGACGGTCGCGTGATGACGGCCTTCGAGCGCAAAGGGATCGCGAAGGGACGTGACATCCGTGATCTGGTGTACCGCCGACGGGACCGTGTGTGA
- a CDS encoding CPBP family intramembrane glutamic endopeptidase, with protein sequence MTQPTVVSTAGERLVPAVLVCAAAPAFFVAALPWLGWLLLALGVGVAALIERREPVPTAAERMRRPSLTRDLALIAIGMLIVSAIPLAAELDNLAMLRFTIALGGAVLVPYVLSRFVFRDHAIRFPWRTGQRWGALQWGWLAAVLVLGWLILPFYFISSGVYQNWPVVDTPDLIVRLFVGVGAVGIWDELFFICTVFALLRRHFPDALANVLQAVVFVSFLWELGYREWGPLLTIPFALLQGFIFLRTHSLAYVVTVHLLFDAVVFAVLVHAHNPGLLPIFLV encoded by the coding sequence GTGACTCAGCCGACCGTGGTCTCGACGGCCGGTGAGCGGCTCGTCCCGGCCGTACTGGTGTGCGCGGCGGCCCCGGCCTTCTTCGTCGCGGCGCTGCCCTGGCTCGGCTGGCTGCTGCTGGCGCTCGGGGTGGGCGTCGCCGCACTGATCGAACGCCGCGAGCCGGTGCCGACGGCGGCCGAGCGAATGCGGCGTCCATCTCTCACCCGCGATCTCGCGCTGATCGCCATCGGCATGCTGATCGTGAGCGCGATCCCGCTCGCGGCGGAACTGGACAACCTGGCCATGCTGCGCTTCACGATCGCGCTGGGCGGAGCGGTGCTGGTGCCGTACGTGCTCTCGCGATTCGTCTTCCGCGACCACGCGATCCGTTTCCCGTGGCGGACGGGGCAGCGCTGGGGGGCGCTCCAGTGGGGGTGGCTCGCCGCCGTCCTTGTGCTGGGCTGGCTGATTCTGCCGTTCTACTTCATCAGCAGCGGGGTTTACCAGAACTGGCCCGTGGTCGACACGCCGGATCTCATCGTGCGCCTCTTCGTCGGCGTCGGCGCGGTCGGCATCTGGGACGAGCTGTTCTTCATCTGTACCGTCTTCGCCCTGCTGCGCCGGCACTTTCCCGACGCGCTCGCGAACGTGCTGCAGGCCGTCGTGTTCGTCTCCTTCCTCTGGGAGCTGGGGTATCGGGAGTGGGGACCGCTGCTGACGATCCCGTTCGCCCTCCTGCAGGGATTCATCTTCCTCCGCACGCACTCGCTGGCCTACGTCGTCACCGTGCACCTCCTCTTCGACGCGGTGGTCTTCGCGGTGCTCGTCCACGCGCACAACCCGGGTCTCCTGCCGATCTTCTTGGTCTGA
- a CDS encoding DNA polymerase IV → MAEWVLHVDMDQFIAAVEVRRRPELAGRPVIVGGRGDPTERAVVSTASYEARAFGIGSGMPLKVAARKAPEDAVFLPVDHAEYERASDEVMAALRGLPDVVLEVIGWDECFLGTVTDDPESVARAAQRAVDEATGLHCSVGIGDNKVRAKIATEFGKPQGVFRLTADNWFAVMGDRPTRDLWGVGPKVQKRLAAHGIDTVRELAAADEATLVAEFGPKMGRWYLGLGSGLGPRVVDDTPWVARSHSRETTYQQNLTTHGEVRDALRELAEHAFDDCAAEGRPVTRVHLKVRYAPFETKTFGRKLAAPTTEREEVVAAALALGDTLDPDREVRLLGVRAEMAMPDAPGGVERTPVRGRI, encoded by the coding sequence ATGGCCGAGTGGGTGCTGCACGTCGACATGGATCAGTTCATCGCGGCCGTCGAGGTGCGGCGCCGCCCCGAACTCGCCGGCCGCCCGGTGATCGTCGGCGGACGGGGCGATCCGACGGAACGGGCCGTCGTGTCCACGGCCTCCTACGAGGCCCGCGCGTTCGGTATCGGCTCGGGGATGCCCTTGAAGGTCGCCGCACGGAAGGCGCCGGAGGATGCGGTGTTCCTTCCCGTGGATCATGCCGAGTACGAGCGTGCGTCCGACGAGGTGATGGCGGCGCTGCGTGGCCTGCCGGACGTCGTGCTCGAGGTGATCGGATGGGACGAGTGCTTCCTCGGGACGGTCACCGACGACCCGGAAAGCGTGGCCCGCGCCGCTCAGCGCGCCGTGGACGAGGCGACAGGACTGCACTGCTCGGTGGGTATCGGCGACAACAAGGTCAGGGCGAAGATCGCGACGGAGTTCGGAAAGCCGCAGGGCGTGTTCCGACTGACCGCCGACAACTGGTTCGCGGTGATGGGGGACCGGCCGACGCGCGACCTCTGGGGCGTGGGCCCCAAGGTGCAGAAACGGCTCGCCGCCCACGGCATCGACACTGTCCGTGAACTGGCAGCGGCAGACGAGGCGACGTTGGTGGCGGAGTTCGGTCCGAAGATGGGGCGCTGGTACCTCGGGCTCGGTTCCGGGCTGGGTCCGCGGGTCGTCGACGACACCCCCTGGGTGGCACGGAGCCACAGTCGGGAGACGACGTATCAGCAGAACCTCACGACTCACGGCGAGGTGCGGGACGCCCTGCGGGAACTCGCCGAGCACGCCTTCGACGACTGCGCTGCCGAAGGCCGCCCGGTGACGAGGGTGCATCTGAAAGTGCGGTACGCGCCGTTCGAGACGAAGACCTTCGGTCGAAAGCTCGCGGCGCCCACGACGGAACGCGAGGAGGTCGTCGCCGCGGCGCTCGCCCTCGGCGACACCCTCGACCCCGACCGCGAAGTGCGCCTGCTCGGTGTGCGGGCAGAGATGGCGATGCCGGACGCACCGGGCGGTGTCGAGCGGACGCCCGTGCGAGGCCGGATCTGA